The following coding sequences lie in one Rhizobium leguminosarum genomic window:
- a CDS encoding DUF4189 domain-containing protein, with protein MRLGFAFGAICVALVPMAHLGAADLPMTAGVPVPPPQEERGIWGAIAYSETDEKHGFFWGADKRQEAMDTALAHCHNANGKGCVVVEVFRNHRHWDDDDNTGFPYRHCGVLAIGEQKESRIRPWSAKSAPTRDEAEDLAVQACEASGTQCKVREWVCT; from the coding sequence ATGAGATTGGGTTTTGCCTTTGGTGCGATTTGCGTGGCGTTGGTCCCGATGGCGCATCTGGGGGCGGCCGATCTTCCCATGACTGCTGGTGTGCCGGTCCCACCGCCACAAGAGGAGCGCGGCATCTGGGGAGCGATCGCCTATTCAGAGACCGACGAAAAGCACGGGTTCTTTTGGGGTGCCGATAAGCGGCAGGAGGCGATGGATACCGCTCTCGCCCACTGCCACAATGCCAACGGCAAGGGATGCGTCGTCGTCGAGGTGTTTCGCAACCACCGACACTGGGATGACGATGACAATACCGGTTTTCCCTATCGCCATTGCGGCGTGCTCGCGATCGGTGAGCAAAAGGAAAGCCGCATCAGGCCCTGGAGCGCAAAATCCGCACCGACTCGCGACGAAGCGGAGGACCTGGCCGTCCAGGCGTGCGAAGCGTCGGGGACGCAATGCAAGGTTCGTGAATGGGTGTGCACATGA
- a CDS encoding invasion associated locus B family protein yields MFRRAGPVSSVFIACLFLYGPQAAGQEAIASGYRIRPPEVAVPDGATLGEYQRMIRPFENWTLICDENLKARQRVCNVTQTIENQAGQLAFSWSLAATPEGKPYMILRTAPVAKSDGVVSLKFEGRKEPVTVQLDGCNQAVCIGMLPVGPIMREQISKNSASTVSYSIRDGRTVSVTATLRGLSMAVEAIN; encoded by the coding sequence ATGTTCAGGAGAGCGGGTCCCGTTTCCTCGGTCTTCATAGCATGCCTTTTCTTGTACGGCCCGCAGGCGGCCGGACAGGAGGCAATCGCGTCCGGCTACCGAATCAGGCCGCCGGAAGTCGCGGTTCCAGATGGCGCAACGCTAGGCGAGTATCAGAGAATGATTAGACCGTTCGAGAATTGGACGCTGATCTGCGACGAAAATCTGAAAGCTCGACAAAGGGTCTGCAACGTCACTCAGACGATCGAAAACCAGGCAGGACAGCTCGCTTTCAGTTGGTCACTTGCCGCCACACCGGAAGGCAAGCCCTACATGATTCTGAGGACCGCACCGGTTGCCAAGAGCGATGGCGTCGTCTCGTTGAAATTCGAAGGCCGGAAAGAGCCGGTAACAGTCCAGCTCGACGGATGCAATCAGGCTGTCTGCATCGGAATGCTGCCGGTCGGCCCCATCATGCGCGAGCAGATCTCGAAGAACTCGGCATCAACGGTGTCCTATTCGATAAGGGACGGGAGAACCGTCAGCGTAACCGCAACCCTCAGGGGCCTTTCCATGGCCGTTGAGGCGATCAATTAA